A single genomic interval of Gossypium raimondii isolate GPD5lz chromosome 11, ASM2569854v1, whole genome shotgun sequence harbors:
- the LOC105803722 gene encoding AAA-ATPase At3g50940, producing the protein MASTLSILATFTIIRSTFNDFVPKEIRDYLWSFIRRFSSEFTLVIEESHDGSSNHIFQATMEYLGSHVLSASAAEGSPKRLTVGKSEKVRKFTFGLDRHSEIVDIFHGVPLKWKYNADVNTNTNNQQKSESRWYELSFQKNHVEMVKSKYIPHIINTAKKLKDRNRIVKFHTVRRERWSSSAVNLDHPMTFDTLALDGDLKKTIMEDLDSFINGKEYYKKIGKVWKRGYLLYGPPGTGKSSLIAAMANHLNFDIYNLNLSAVNSDSSLEYLLLHVSNRSILVIEDIDCTVKLQNRDAGDTTASYPHVQVTLSGLLNAIDGLLSCCGDERIIVFTTNYKDKIDPALLRAGRMDKHICLSYSTASTFKQLAANYLGISNHNLFSRIEKIIEEINVSPAEVAGELMKSKDPKTCLEGLIELLESKASEATSKPEEGKGGNNTKQEKGCKSKGSNTTNSDSPDHNAITFLTVGPDPMIVREYTVKAELAPILKAVLLKHGDIVTDCSLNSTQCRSSLLEIACGIIQKLQAAKLEDLTEPELRSMLASVSDLESLKLRVSWLRKRLDQIIEALQLVKQCSALEEDKRKIVQEIEEMQKELGSCRMETLEKEKKTLRIQEMEAVIGTISESISSNEARLSCFYERSLVDGLLCL; encoded by the exons ATGGCATCGACACTGTCAATTTTGGCTACTTTCACTATTATCCGCAGCACATTCAACGACTTCGTCCCCAAGGAAATAAGAGACTATTTGTGGAGTTTCATCCGCCGTTTCTCATCGGAATTCACCTTGGTTATCGAAGAATCACATGATGGATCAAGCAACCATATTTTCCAGGCTACCATGGAATACCTTGGCAGCCATGTACTGTCTGCTTCAGCTGCCGAAGGTTCCCCGAAGCGGCTCACCGTAGGCAAGAGCGAGAAAGTAAGGAAGTTCACGTTCGGCCTGGATAGACACTCGGAGATCGTGGATATATTCCATGGTGTTCCCTTGAAGTGGAAGTACAACGCTGATGTCAACACGAATACTAATAATCAACAAAAATCTGAATCGAGGTGGTACGAGCTTAGTTTTCAGAAGAATCATGTTGAGATGGTAAAGAGCAAGTATATTCCTCACATCATCAACACGGCCAAGAAACTGAAAGACCGGAATCGGATAGTGAAGTTTCACACTGTGAGGCGTGAAAGGTGGAGCTCAAGTGCTGTCAATCTAGACCATCCTATGACATTTGATACATTAGCCTTGGATGGTGACCTCAAAAAGACTATTATGGAGGATCTTGACAGCTTTATTAATGGCAAGGAGTACTATAAGAAAATTGGGAAAGTGTGGAAGCGTGGTTACTTGCTATATGGTCCCCCTGGAACAGGCAAATCAAGTTTGATTGCAGCCATGGCAAATCATCTCAACTTTGATATTTACAACTTGAACTTATCAGCAGTCAACTCGGACTCCTCTCTTGAGTACTTATTGCTTCATGTGTCGAATCGTTCCATTCTTGTGATCGAAGATATTGATTGTACAGTCAAATTACAGAACagagatgcaggggacacaacCGCGAGTTATCCGCATGTCCAG GTGACACTTTCTGGACTTCTGAACGCCATCGACGGCCTATTGTCATGCTGCGGAGACGAGAGGATCATTGTTTTCACCACCAACTACAAGGATAAAATCGATCCTGCGCTGTTGCGAGCCGGTCGCATGGACAAGCACATATGCTTGTCTTACAGCACCGCCTCTACCTTCAAGCAACTCGCGGCCAACTATCTCGGCATTTCGAACCACAATCTCTTCTCTCGTATAGAAAAGATTATAGAAGAGATCAATGTTTCCCCAGCTGAAGTTGCCGGTGAACTAATGAAGTCCAAAGATCCCAAAACTTGTCTGGAGGGCCTTATTGAGCTCCTGGAAAGCAAG GCATCGGAGGCGACTTCAAAACCTGAAGAAGGAAAAGGCGGTAACAATACAAAGCAGGAGAAAGGATGTAAAAGCAAAGGTTCCAATACCACAAACAGTGACTCTCCAGACCATAATGCCATTACGTTTCTCACCGTGGGTCCTGATCCAATGATAGTGAGAGAATATACAGTAAAAGCGGAGCTAGCACCAATCCTTAAAGCGGTTCTGTTGAAACACGGGGACATTGTTACCGACTGCTCATTGAACTCAACGCAGTGCCGTTCGTCTCTCCTGGAGATCGCCTGTGGGATCATCCAGAAACTACAAGCAGCGAAATTGGAAGATTTAACAGAACCTGAGCTCCGCTCCATGCTTGCAAGTGTTTCAGATTTGGAATCGTTGAAGTTGCGAGTTAGTTGGCTCCGTAAGAGACTGGATCAAATTATTGAGGCACTGCAACTAGTGAAGCAATGTTCCGCCCTAGAGGAAGACAAGAGAAAAATTGTTCAAGAAATCGAGGAGATGCAGAAAGAGCTTGGAAGTTGCCGCATGGAAACactagaaaaggaaaagaaaacccTCCGAATCCAGGAAATGGAGGCTGTGATCGGAACTATTTCGGAATCCATCTCTAGCAATGAGGCAAGATTGAGTTGTTTCTATGAGAGGTCTTTGGTGGATGGGCTACTTTGTCTTTGA